The following proteins are co-located in the Diaphorobacter sp. HDW4B genome:
- a CDS encoding nuclear transport factor 2 family protein, with protein sequence MMQAAPSSIEQVLLEHALAQVLTRYATVCDTRNYALLPEVFTEDCVTNYGGYTRHGIAAVHEMISTHLDGCGPTQHLLGNLEVDATSDPANVRSKIQVRAVHKGLNERSKLRYDAIGFYEDLWTLTATGWRIRERRMKMLLEIGDRSVLQPAG encoded by the coding sequence ATGATGCAAGCAGCACCTTCCTCCATCGAGCAGGTGCTGCTGGAGCACGCGCTGGCGCAGGTCCTCACCCGCTACGCCACCGTGTGCGACACCCGCAACTACGCGCTGCTGCCGGAGGTCTTCACCGAAGACTGCGTGACCAACTACGGCGGCTACACGCGCCACGGCATCGCCGCAGTGCACGAGATGATCAGCACGCATCTGGACGGCTGTGGTCCGACACAGCATCTGCTGGGCAATCTGGAAGTGGACGCCACTTCCGATCCGGCGAATGTGCGCAGCAAGATCCAGGTGCGGGCCGTGCACAAGGGGTTGAACGAACGCTCCAAGCTTCGGTATGACGCGATCGGGTTCTATGAAGATCTCTGGACACTTACTGCTACTGGTTGGCGCATCCGCGAGCGGCGCATGAAGATGCTGCTGGAGATCGGGGATCGGTCTGTTTTGCAGCCTGCGGGTTGA
- a CDS encoding RND family transporter: MTLPDPVSRLDKLIASTARWLIRFSVPIIILTLLATALLATSATRTHLDPGFNKLIPLRHDYMAAFLKYSNTFSGANRVLVSVEWKGEGDIYNKEFLDALRGVNDEVFFTPGVNRGQVYSLFTPNVKYIEITEEGYVGEVLIPSRFEPNEEGLAHVRSNVAKSGQIGSLVSNDLKSAMVRADLQEVDPKTGEKLDYHKVAQRLEDIRKKFENEHVKIHIIGFAKVLGDVMDGLFTVMLFFVIAFVITAVLLRFYTRSTNLTVVGLAVALLPVIWLLGLLPLAGYGIDPMSILVPFLIFSIGVSHAVQMTGAWKHDVRVGLSPRLAAENSIRKLAIPGTLALLTNALGFMVIMLIDIPIVHELGVTACLGVLLMIITNKVFLPAVLAHLKLEEGAKVAPVYDANGRNPRWWKLSALSEPRPALITLVIALVVLAGGTALSRGLLTGDVGTGAPELRAESRYNQDNDNIIAHYSIGMDVLSVYAETQNVEEACVDWSVMNAVERFQARMSRVDGVQSVTTSAALAKIAAAGNNEGNPRWAALQRTEAALRSGIKVLVPDLGLNTESCKLINMQIFLKDHEGATLTHVVNEVKAFIAEDKTPTVKFLLAGGNAGVAAATNEAVEHAEVQMLASIFGAITLLCWLTFRSWRAVLCIIVPLAIVSILCNALMAVLGIGLKVPTLPVIALGVGVGVDYGIYLFENMQHALRDRHTTLREAFYEAMRQRGNAAIFTALTMSIGVGTWAFSALKFQADMGILLAFMFLVNMLGAIFLLPAMACWLNVEAAEARSAKRHAHDAASPATTQQQPSTTTVVGGGHMPQPEPQAAVNGKLPS; encoded by the coding sequence ATGACTCTCCCCGATCCCGTCTCCCGGCTGGACAAGCTGATCGCCTCCACCGCGCGCTGGCTGATCCGATTCAGCGTGCCGATCATCATCCTCACGCTGCTCGCGACCGCGCTGCTGGCAACGTCCGCCACGCGCACGCATCTGGACCCCGGCTTCAACAAGCTGATCCCCCTGCGCCACGACTACATGGCCGCGTTCCTCAAATATTCCAACACCTTCTCGGGCGCCAACCGCGTGCTGGTAAGTGTGGAATGGAAGGGCGAAGGCGACATCTACAACAAGGAATTTCTCGATGCGCTGCGTGGGGTGAACGACGAAGTGTTCTTCACCCCCGGCGTCAATCGGGGGCAGGTCTACTCGCTGTTCACACCGAACGTGAAGTACATCGAGATCACCGAGGAAGGCTATGTGGGCGAGGTGCTGATCCCCTCGCGCTTCGAGCCCAACGAGGAAGGCCTCGCGCATGTGCGCTCCAACGTCGCCAAGTCCGGTCAGATCGGCAGCCTTGTCAGCAACGATCTGAAGTCAGCGATGGTGCGCGCCGACCTGCAGGAGGTCGATCCCAAGACCGGCGAAAAGCTCGACTACCACAAGGTCGCGCAACGCCTTGAAGATATCCGCAAGAAGTTCGAGAACGAGCACGTCAAGATCCACATCATCGGCTTTGCCAAGGTGCTGGGCGATGTGATGGACGGCCTGTTCACGGTGATGCTGTTCTTCGTGATCGCCTTCGTCATCACCGCCGTGCTGCTGCGCTTCTACACGCGCTCGACCAACCTCACCGTCGTGGGTCTGGCCGTGGCGCTGCTGCCGGTGATCTGGCTGCTGGGCCTGCTGCCGCTCGCGGGCTACGGCATCGATCCGATGTCCATCCTCGTGCCGTTTCTGATCTTCTCCATCGGCGTGTCGCACGCGGTGCAGATGACGGGCGCGTGGAAGCACGACGTGCGCGTCGGCCTGTCGCCGCGCCTTGCCGCAGAAAACTCGATCCGCAAGCTCGCGATTCCCGGCACGCTCGCGCTGCTGACCAACGCGCTGGGCTTCATGGTCATCATGCTGATCGACATCCCCATCGTGCACGAGCTGGGCGTGACCGCCTGCCTTGGCGTGCTGCTGATGATCATCACCAACAAAGTCTTCCTGCCCGCCGTGCTCGCGCACCTCAAGCTCGAAGAAGGTGCCAAGGTCGCACCGGTCTACGACGCCAACGGCCGCAACCCGCGCTGGTGGAAGCTCTCGGCCCTGTCCGAGCCGCGCCCTGCCCTGATCACGCTGGTCATCGCGCTCGTCGTGCTCGCGGGCGGCACCGCTCTTTCACGTGGTCTGCTGACCGGCGACGTGGGCACCGGCGCGCCCGAGTTGCGCGCCGAATCGCGCTACAACCAGGACAACGACAACATCATCGCCCACTACTCCATCGGCATGGACGTGCTCTCGGTCTACGCCGAAACTCAGAACGTCGAAGAAGCCTGCGTGGACTGGTCGGTGATGAATGCGGTCGAACGTTTTCAGGCCCGCATGAGCCGCGTGGACGGCGTGCAGTCGGTCACCACATCCGCCGCACTCGCCAAGATTGCCGCCGCCGGCAACAACGAAGGCAACCCGCGCTGGGCTGCGCTGCAACGCACCGAAGCCGCACTGCGCTCGGGCATCAAGGTGCTGGTGCCCGACCTCGGCCTGAACACCGAAAGCTGCAAGCTCATCAACATGCAGATCTTCCTGAAGGACCACGAAGGCGCAACGCTCACGCATGTCGTCAACGAGGTCAAGGCGTTCATCGCCGAAGACAAGACGCCTACGGTGAAGTTCCTGCTCGCAGGCGGCAATGCAGGCGTGGCCGCAGCCACCAACGAAGCCGTGGAACACGCCGAAGTGCAGATGCTGGCATCGATCTTCGGCGCGATCACGCTGCTGTGCTGGCTCACCTTCCGCAGCTGGCGCGCCGTGCTGTGCATCATCGTGCCGCTGGCCATCGTCTCGATCCTGTGCAACGCGCTGATGGCCGTGCTCGGCATCGGCCTCAAGGTGCCGACCCTGCCCGTCATCGCGCTCGGCGTGGGCGTGGGCGTGGACTACGGCATCTACCTGTTCGAGAACATGCAACATGCCCTGCGCGACCGCCACACCACCTTGCGCGAAGCCTTCTACGAAGCCATGCGCCAGCGCGGCAACGCAGCCATCTTCACCGCGCTGACCATGTCCATCGGCGTGGGCACCTGGGCGTTCTCGGCACTCAAGTTTCAGGCAGACATGGGCATTCTGCTGGCCTTCATGTTCCTCGTGAACATGTTGGGCGCGATCTTCCTGCTGCCCGCCATGGCCTGCTGGCTCAACGTGGAAGCCGCCGAAGCCAGGTCCGCAAAGCGCCACGCGCATGACGCGGCAAGCCCTGCGACCACACAGCAACAGCCGAGCACCACCACAGTGGTCGGCGGAGGTCACATGCCCCAGCCAGAACCCCAAGCAGCCGTGAACGGAAAACTTCCTTCATGA
- a CDS encoding DUF2325 domain-containing protein: MSYNKEEIHQLVLEHGVLLRHCGSLQVRCTDEIEAQEREIKRLQAELLRVRAQVIVRDSALAWEREERLKLQATLASWQVHGAMFEPQDTAPDADADLLERSLHAADLVICQTGCVTQGSFWRVEDHCKRTGKTCMLVEQPDALRIVRIHPSGKTEQLASASWHEKETS, encoded by the coding sequence GTGTCATACAACAAGGAAGAGATTCACCAACTGGTGCTGGAGCATGGCGTGCTTTTGCGCCATTGTGGAAGCTTGCAAGTACGTTGCACTGACGAAATCGAGGCCCAGGAACGGGAAATCAAACGGCTGCAGGCCGAGCTTCTGCGGGTGCGTGCGCAGGTCATCGTGCGCGACAGCGCGTTGGCATGGGAGCGCGAAGAGCGCCTGAAGTTGCAGGCCACGTTGGCCAGTTGGCAAGTCCATGGCGCGATGTTCGAGCCGCAAGACACGGCGCCCGATGCGGATGCCGATCTGCTCGAACGCAGCCTGCACGCGGCCGACCTCGTCATCTGCCAGACCGGCTGCGTCACACAGGGTTCGTTCTGGCGCGTGGAGGATCACTGCAAGCGCACCGGCAAGACCTGCATGCTGGTCGAGCAACCCGACGCCTTGCGCATCGTGCGCATTCACCCATCCGGCAAGACCGAACAGCTTGCGTCTGCCTCGTGGCACGAAAAGGAAACCTCATGA
- a CDS encoding ZIP family metal transporter, with protein sequence MEDSSLHTTLASRKPSMRLQTRIGFAICALGVVAVCVLFWNALLHQQAARSALIGGSVAALATALGTLPVLFAQRPSERVQDTLFGFGAGVMLAACAFSLVIPALEAARHTGAFSGTAWGAGGVVGVAILLGGLALLALDRLLPHEHFIKGREGASAQKLRRTWLFVIAIMLHNLPEGLAIGVGYAGNEGLRANALAIGIAIQDVPEGFVVAAALLAVGYTRGFAVLLGMLSGLVEPLGAVAGAIMIHQSAAMLPWGLGFAAGAMLFVISHEIIPESHRKGHEAFATAGLMAGFVMMMVLDTAL encoded by the coding sequence ATGGAAGATTCATCACTGCACACCACGCTTGCTTCGCGCAAGCCGTCCATGCGCCTGCAGACCCGCATCGGTTTTGCCATCTGCGCACTGGGGGTGGTGGCCGTATGTGTGCTGTTCTGGAATGCCCTGCTCCATCAACAGGCCGCGCGCAGCGCACTCATCGGCGGCAGCGTTGCGGCACTGGCCACCGCCTTGGGCACCCTGCCCGTGCTGTTCGCTCAACGGCCTTCGGAGCGCGTGCAGGACACGCTGTTCGGGTTTGGCGCAGGCGTGATGCTTGCCGCCTGCGCGTTCTCGCTGGTGATTCCGGCGCTGGAAGCGGCTCGCCACACTGGTGCGTTCAGCGGCACAGCCTGGGGCGCCGGTGGTGTGGTGGGAGTTGCCATTCTGCTCGGCGGCCTGGCACTCCTCGCGCTGGACAGACTTCTGCCGCACGAGCACTTCATCAAAGGCCGCGAAGGCGCATCGGCTCAAAAGCTGCGTCGCACCTGGCTGTTTGTGATCGCCATCATGCTGCACAACCTGCCCGAGGGTCTGGCCATCGGCGTGGGCTACGCGGGCAACGAAGGCCTGCGCGCCAATGCGCTGGCCATAGGCATCGCCATTCAGGATGTGCCCGAAGGCTTTGTGGTGGCCGCAGCGCTGCTCGCCGTGGGATACACACGCGGCTTTGCCGTGCTGCTGGGCATGCTCTCCGGCCTGGTCGAGCCCTTGGGCGCCGTGGCGGGCGCCATCATGATCCACCAATCGGCCGCCATGCTGCCCTGGGGCCTGGGCTTTGCCGCAGGTGCCATGCTGTTCGTGATCAGCCACGAGATCATCCCCGAATCCCACCGCAAAGGCCATGAAGCCTTTGCCACGGCGGGCTTGATGGCGGGATTCGTGATGATGATGGTGCTGGATACGGCGCTGTGA
- a CDS encoding superoxide dismutase produces the protein MPHSLPPLPYAYADLEPNIDAQTMEIHYAKHHQTYVNNLNAALEGTEYAELPVDALITRIDALPEKLRLPVRNNGGGHANHSLFWAVMSPQGGGDPDGDLARAIQTDLGGMDAFRAEFTKAALTRFGSGWAWLTVTAQGKLAVESSANQDSPLMQGIASGNTPILGLDVWEHAYYLKYQNRRPEYIAAFFNVIDWPEVARRHAAALPG, from the coding sequence ATGCCGCATTCCCTTCCGCCACTGCCGTATGCCTATGCCGATCTGGAGCCGAATATCGATGCCCAGACCATGGAAATCCACTACGCCAAGCACCATCAGACCTATGTGAACAATCTGAATGCCGCGTTGGAAGGTACGGAATATGCGGAGTTGCCCGTGGATGCGCTGATCACACGGATCGATGCATTGCCCGAGAAGCTGCGCCTTCCGGTGCGCAACAACGGCGGCGGTCATGCCAATCACAGCCTGTTCTGGGCGGTGATGTCGCCCCAAGGCGGCGGCGATCCGGACGGTGATCTGGCGCGCGCCATTCAGACAGATCTGGGCGGCATGGATGCCTTCCGCGCTGAATTCACCAAAGCCGCGCTGACCCGTTTCGGCAGCGGTTGGGCCTGGCTCACCGTCACCGCGCAAGGCAAGCTGGCTGTGGAGAGCAGCGCCAATCAAGACTCTCCGCTCATGCAGGGCATTGCCTCGGGCAACACGCCGATTCTGGGTCTGGATGTCTGGGAGCATGCTTACTACCTGAAGTACCAGAACCGCCGACCCGAATACATCGCCGCGTTCTTCAACGTGATCGACTGGCCCGAAGTGGCCCGCCGCCACGCAGCCGCGCTGCCGGGTTGA